Proteins encoded by one window of Paenibacillus sp. DCT19:
- a CDS encoding PLP-dependent aminotransferase family protein: MDYAFSNRIAALQPSIIREILKATSGQNVIPFSAGNPAPETFPIEAIRTFTQAILEHDPVTALQYGITEGYAPLREALTTHLKKGFDTGKESDELFIVSGAQQGIELACKVFCNEGDTIICESPSFIGSLNTFRAAGAKLVGVPMENDGMDIEKLEHALQTEQNVKLIYVIPSFQNPTGITTSEEKRKAIYELAKKYGVMILEDNPYGELRFKGQDVPTIKSMDDEGLVIYVGSFSKILSAGLRVGYVLAPYEVVQKMVVAKQGEDVHTAMLPQILAYKFMAEYDYDSHIDSIRTIYHRKSALMIEQLKQHMGERITFTQPEGGLFLWCDLPHQVPMLEYAKTAAAQGVAVVPGTAFLVDENEPCNAIRLNFSTPSDEQIVKGIQILGQVLDSYK, encoded by the coding sequence ATGGATTACGCATTTTCCAACAGGATTGCTGCATTGCAGCCATCCATCATTCGTGAAATTTTAAAAGCAACTTCAGGACAGAACGTTATTCCGTTCTCAGCAGGTAACCCTGCACCAGAAACGTTCCCTATTGAGGCGATTCGTACGTTCACACAAGCCATACTGGAACATGATCCAGTAACGGCTCTTCAATACGGAATTACAGAAGGATATGCCCCGCTACGAGAAGCTCTGACGACACATTTGAAAAAAGGGTTCGATACAGGCAAAGAATCAGATGAACTGTTTATCGTCTCTGGCGCTCAGCAGGGAATCGAACTTGCTTGTAAAGTATTCTGTAACGAAGGTGACACTATTATCTGTGAGAGTCCAAGCTTTATCGGATCATTGAACACTTTTCGTGCTGCGGGAGCCAAGCTAGTTGGTGTACCTATGGAAAATGATGGGATGGATATTGAGAAGCTTGAACATGCTCTGCAAACGGAGCAAAACGTGAAGCTGATTTACGTGATCCCAAGCTTCCAGAATCCGACGGGCATTACAACAAGTGAAGAGAAGCGTAAGGCAATCTATGAATTGGCCAAAAAATATGGTGTTATGATTCTTGAAGATAATCCATATGGTGAACTTCGATTCAAGGGACAAGATGTACCAACCATTAAATCGATGGATGATGAAGGTCTTGTCATATATGTAGGTTCCTTCTCCAAAATTCTATCTGCGGGTCTACGTGTGGGTTACGTTCTTGCACCGTATGAGGTTGTTCAGAAGATGGTTGTGGCTAAGCAAGGTGAGGATGTACATACGGCTATGCTTCCACAGATCTTGGCGTACAAGTTCATGGCAGAGTATGACTACGACAGTCATATTGATAGCATTCGAACAATTTATCACAGAAAATCAGCATTGATGATCGAACAGTTGAAGCAGCATATGGGTGAGAGAATTACCTTTACTCAACCAGAAGGTGGCCTGTTCCTGTGGTGTGATCTTCCGCATCAAGTTCCGATGCTCGAATATGCCAAAACTGCTGCTGCTCAGGGTGTTGCAGTCGTTCCTGGTACGGCGTTCCTCGTGGACGAGAACGAACCGTGCAATGCCATCAGGCTTAATTTCTCTACACCTTCGGATGAGCAAATTGTAAAAGGGATTCAAATTTTGGGTCAAGTATTAGACTCCTATAAGTAA